One Alicyclobacillus acidoterrestris DNA window includes the following coding sequences:
- the spo0A gene encoding sporulation transcription factor Spo0A: MKVLLADDNHEFADLLGEFISSQPDMELCGIAYNGNDVLNLVRDTQPDVLVLDIIMPVLDGIGALERLGDAGGKMPKVIMLTAFGQETVTRRAVELGVSYFILKPFDMPLLADRIRQVAQGHAAPVAATQQQYNPVYSASSNNSTQTPPRRSVDAQITQIIHEIGVPAHIKGYHYLREAIGIVYDDVEILGSITKILYPRIADRYKTTPSRVERAIRHSIEVAWGRGNMDAIRKVFGYTVSASKTKPTNSEFIAMIADKLRMEHRVSS; this comes from the coding sequence ATGAAGGTGTTACTCGCGGACGATAATCATGAATTTGCTGACTTGCTTGGTGAATTCATTTCATCACAGCCAGATATGGAGCTGTGTGGAATCGCGTATAATGGAAATGATGTACTCAATTTGGTTCGAGATACTCAGCCAGACGTCCTTGTACTCGATATCATCATGCCAGTCCTCGACGGCATTGGCGCGCTTGAACGCTTAGGCGACGCCGGTGGCAAAATGCCGAAGGTGATTATGTTGACGGCGTTCGGTCAAGAGACCGTCACGCGACGAGCGGTTGAACTCGGTGTCTCATATTTTATCCTAAAGCCATTTGATATGCCGCTTCTGGCCGACAGAATTCGGCAAGTGGCGCAAGGCCATGCCGCACCTGTCGCAGCTACGCAGCAACAGTATAACCCCGTTTATTCGGCCTCATCCAACAACAGTACTCAGACGCCGCCGCGGCGTTCGGTGGATGCCCAAATAACGCAAATTATCCACGAAATTGGGGTTCCGGCGCATATTAAGGGGTATCATTACCTTCGCGAGGCGATTGGCATTGTTTATGATGATGTAGAAATTCTCGGATCCATCACGAAGATTCTTTACCCACGCATCGCGGATAGGTATAAAACTACGCCGTCACGAGTCGAGCGCGCCATTCGCCATTCGATTGAGGTCGCGTGGGGCCGTGGGAACATGGATGCCATTCGCAAGGTGTTTGGGTATACCGTGAGTGCGTCCAAGACAAAGCCGACGAATTCAGAATTTATTGCGATGATTGCGGATAAACTTCGGATGGAGCATCGCGTTAGCTCCTAA
- the spoIVB gene encoding SpoIVB peptidase, with the protein MAGRLRTIRFIGLLAIAVTCFTPAVQKMASTPTEVNMVSGDTVAVPTDGTHTSNSSSTHFSTQTASSTLTVTSTSPGDTDIFSKHFGMIPWKTHVHAEPAARVIVGGQAVGIRIQSQGPVVVGFRRLTDGSSPCASAHMQVGDRIVSINHQHIETAADLQQALRKQAQAVHLTVVRGNSVKEIQVSFKDPGVHQLGLYVRDRTIGVGTLTFYDPLHHTFGALGHMITDADTGKPVVGRGGLYQAAITGLQPGAAGSPGEKRGTFSSASTPLGHIDVNTPYGVFGSMLQPPARTSVPGVIDVALPEQVHVGPAKLYTVVHGQQVEAFDVQIDNVARQASPATKSMIVRVTDPRLLNETGGIIQGMSGSPLVQDNRLIGAVTHVFVSDPTRGYAVYAMWMLKQTEHLTDNSSSSSVTFIHRRNYAV; encoded by the coding sequence ATGGCTGGTCGCCTGCGCACGATTCGGTTTATTGGACTACTTGCGATTGCTGTTACATGTTTTACACCCGCTGTTCAGAAAATGGCTTCCACGCCGACGGAAGTCAACATGGTCTCGGGCGACACTGTCGCTGTTCCGACGGATGGCACGCATACGTCGAATTCATCGTCGACCCATTTCTCCACTCAGACGGCATCCTCTACGTTGACCGTCACGTCCACGAGTCCTGGAGATACGGATATCTTCAGCAAGCATTTTGGCATGATCCCATGGAAGACACACGTTCACGCGGAGCCCGCAGCGCGCGTCATTGTAGGCGGGCAGGCAGTGGGCATTCGCATTCAAAGTCAAGGTCCGGTCGTCGTTGGCTTTCGCCGGCTGACGGACGGATCATCACCTTGTGCCAGCGCCCACATGCAGGTGGGGGATCGCATTGTCTCCATCAACCATCAGCATATTGAGACAGCGGCAGACTTGCAACAAGCACTTCGAAAACAGGCACAAGCGGTTCATTTGACAGTCGTTCGCGGAAATAGTGTCAAAGAAATTCAGGTGTCCTTTAAGGACCCTGGTGTTCACCAGCTTGGTCTGTACGTCAGAGATCGGACGATAGGCGTTGGCACGTTGACGTTTTACGATCCGCTACACCACACGTTCGGCGCTCTCGGTCACATGATTACAGACGCCGATACAGGCAAACCTGTCGTCGGGCGCGGAGGATTGTACCAGGCGGCGATTACGGGATTGCAGCCAGGTGCGGCGGGGTCGCCAGGGGAAAAACGAGGTACGTTCTCTTCCGCGAGTACACCGCTCGGACACATTGACGTAAATACACCATACGGCGTATTTGGGTCAATGTTGCAGCCGCCGGCACGCACATCGGTTCCCGGTGTCATCGATGTCGCTTTACCCGAGCAGGTACATGTTGGACCGGCCAAACTGTACACCGTGGTGCACGGCCAACAAGTCGAGGCGTTTGACGTGCAAATTGACAATGTCGCGCGTCAGGCGTCACCCGCTACGAAAAGCATGATTGTCCGCGTCACAGACCCTCGCCTCCTCAACGAGACAGGCGGTATTATTCAGGGCATGAGTGGTAGTCCGCTCGTTCAGGATAACCGTTTGATTGGCGCGGTCACGCACGTATTCGTTTCGGACCCAACGCGCGGATACGCGGTGTATGCGATGTGGATGCTGAAACAGACCGAGCATTTGACAGATAACTCCTCATCTTCTTCCGTCACTTTTATCCATCGTCGAAATTACGCGGTATGA
- the hemQ gene encoding hydrogen peroxide-dependent heme synthase, with protein MGAPHTLDGWYVYHEFRSIRWDKWKALSAAQKQVILREWSHFADEQRKVQAERQGSYGQFVIAGGKADLLIIHMRPTIEALSDLKAQMARTRLFDMSESTYSYISVVELGGYNARPGVDIEQDEALQARLKPEMPTHSHVCFYPMNKRRLGADNWFMLSEEERREFMKAHGMIGRQYAGIVKQIISGSVGLDDWEWGVTLFANDPLQFKKLVYEMRFDESSARFAEFGPFYVGHQVDDAALGAWLTGTRADP; from the coding sequence ATGGGTGCACCACACACGCTCGATGGTTGGTATGTGTATCACGAATTTCGGTCAATTCGTTGGGATAAATGGAAAGCGCTGAGCGCTGCGCAAAAGCAAGTTATCTTGCGGGAATGGAGCCATTTCGCGGATGAACAGCGCAAAGTTCAAGCTGAGCGCCAAGGAAGCTATGGCCAATTTGTGATTGCTGGCGGCAAGGCGGACTTACTGATTATCCATATGCGTCCGACAATCGAAGCGTTGAGCGACCTCAAGGCTCAGATGGCGCGCACGCGCTTGTTTGATATGAGCGAATCTACATATTCCTACATCTCGGTGGTAGAGTTGGGCGGCTACAACGCGAGACCGGGCGTCGACATCGAGCAAGATGAAGCGTTACAGGCTCGGTTAAAGCCGGAAATGCCAACGCATTCACACGTCTGCTTCTACCCGATGAACAAACGCCGCCTCGGCGCTGACAATTGGTTTATGCTGAGCGAAGAGGAGCGGCGGGAATTTATGAAGGCGCACGGTATGATTGGGCGCCAGTACGCGGGCATTGTCAAACAGATAATCAGTGGATCCGTTGGTTTGGACGATTGGGAGTGGGGTGTCACGCTGTTTGCAAACGACCCACTTCAGTTTAAGAAACTGGTGTACGAGATGCGTTTTGATGAGTCCAGTGCGCGATTCGCGGAGTTTGGTCCCTTTTACGTCGGCCATCAAGTCGACGATGCTGCACTTGGCGCGTGGCTGACTGGTACGCGGGCGGATCCCTAA
- the recN gene encoding DNA repair protein RecN, with the protein MLTELYVENFVLIDSLRLQFGRGLHVFTGETGAGKSLLLDATRLVLGGRASASAVQRGADNAYVEAVFEVPAKTLAANLLANWGIETEDGTVILSRTLYANGRTTCRVNGRTVTVQMLKSLGDALVEMQGQHESQTMLTTRYQRTLVDLYGKHEDLVDAVAQAYRQVRGAREQLAKAQVSERERAQQMDILQFQIAEIEAAGVEPGEEEALRAERQRLLAFAKLQTHIDALLSALEDPRVGAIAQLAAAYEESAVLSTKVSELTGIDEMIASARANVEEAAFTTNKFASRLQVDPNRLQEIEDRLANIRALTRKYGPTLDEVFAHLATSKEALQELVKHEETIAAYEDEVRVAENRYLELAGRLTTARERAAKRLQAEVQARLHELHMVDAQFVVSVERRPEEWSEDGQDVVDFLFSGNPGETLAPLQKVASGGELSRTLLALKLVVADIDEVETLIFDEIDAGVSGDAALRVAQMLRTLGRDRQVLCVTHSAQVAAAGHAHFQIVKETLAGRAKTTVAKLGSTARKEEIGRLLGAGVSDDTALRHAQALLESFRKDTMAHT; encoded by the coding sequence ATGCTGACCGAATTGTACGTGGAAAATTTTGTGCTGATTGATTCGTTGCGCTTACAGTTTGGGCGTGGCTTGCACGTGTTTACCGGCGAAACTGGCGCGGGTAAGTCACTGCTGCTGGATGCCACGCGACTCGTGTTAGGCGGGCGGGCGTCGGCGTCGGCCGTTCAGCGCGGAGCAGACAACGCGTACGTCGAAGCGGTGTTTGAAGTGCCAGCCAAGACACTCGCGGCCAATTTGTTGGCAAACTGGGGAATCGAGACGGAGGATGGAACCGTCATCCTCTCGCGTACGCTTTATGCGAACGGTCGCACCACGTGCCGCGTCAATGGGCGGACTGTGACTGTGCAGATGTTGAAGTCACTCGGAGACGCGTTGGTTGAAATGCAGGGTCAACATGAATCACAGACGATGCTGACGACGCGCTATCAGCGTACGTTGGTGGATTTATACGGCAAACATGAGGACCTGGTAGACGCGGTGGCACAGGCGTACCGCCAGGTTCGTGGCGCTCGCGAACAGCTTGCGAAGGCGCAGGTCAGTGAGCGGGAGCGGGCGCAGCAAATGGACATTTTACAGTTTCAAATCGCGGAAATTGAAGCGGCTGGCGTCGAGCCAGGCGAGGAAGAAGCACTGCGCGCTGAGCGACAACGCCTGCTTGCATTTGCCAAACTGCAGACGCACATTGATGCGCTGTTGTCGGCGCTTGAAGATCCGCGTGTGGGGGCGATTGCTCAGCTTGCCGCGGCGTATGAGGAATCCGCTGTACTCTCTACAAAGGTTAGCGAATTAACTGGGATTGATGAAATGATCGCATCTGCGCGCGCCAACGTCGAAGAAGCTGCGTTTACGACGAATAAATTTGCGTCGCGTTTACAAGTCGATCCGAATCGCCTGCAAGAGATTGAAGATCGATTGGCCAATATTCGCGCGTTGACGCGCAAGTATGGGCCAACTTTGGATGAGGTCTTTGCGCACTTGGCCACCAGTAAAGAGGCGCTGCAGGAACTTGTGAAACACGAAGAGACGATTGCGGCTTACGAAGACGAGGTCCGGGTGGCAGAGAACCGTTACTTGGAGTTGGCAGGGCGCCTCACGACGGCCCGGGAGCGCGCTGCAAAGCGTCTACAGGCAGAAGTGCAGGCCCGTTTGCACGAGTTGCACATGGTCGATGCTCAATTTGTCGTGTCGGTCGAGCGGCGCCCGGAAGAGTGGTCGGAAGACGGCCAGGACGTTGTCGACTTTTTGTTTAGTGGAAACCCTGGTGAGACGCTGGCGCCACTCCAAAAAGTTGCATCGGGCGGTGAATTATCGCGCACACTACTGGCGTTGAAGTTGGTGGTGGCAGATATTGATGAGGTGGAAACGCTCATCTTTGATGAAATCGATGCGGGTGTCAGCGGCGATGCGGCGCTCCGGGTTGCTCAAATGCTCCGAACACTTGGCAGAGATCGCCAAGTGCTCTGCGTGACGCACTCCGCACAGGTGGCAGCTGCCGGACATGCGCATTTTCAAATTGTCAAGGAGACGCTGGCGGGACGGGCGAAGACGACTGTCGCCAAACTGGGAAGTACCGCTCGCAAAGAGGAGATTGGGCGGCTGCTTGGGGCTGGCGTATCCGATGACACAGCGCTTCGGCATGCGCAAGCGCTGTTGGAAAGCTTCCGAAAGGACACCATGGCCCACACGTAG
- the dxs gene encoding 1-deoxy-D-xylulose-5-phosphate synthase — MNLLDEINQPEQLKHLTTSQLVRLAEEVRAFLVESVSKTGGHFGANLGVVELTLALHRVFDSPTDKIVWDVGHQAYVHKLLTGRRLGFASLRQFGGMSGFPRRDESEHDQFGVGHASTSISAALGMAVARDLQKQNHHVIAVIGDGALTGGMAMEALNHAGHLGTNLLVVLNDNEMSISENVGALSKYLTKLRSDPAYARAKADLEQILRRLPAIGNRLTNTLERLKDSMRNLIVPGQFFEAFGFRYLGPVDGHDLPTMIRTLEDAKRLKGPVLLHVITQKGKGYASAEQARDKWHAWPTPKGDKSVKSYSQVFADTLCELAAKDPRIVAVSAAMLPGTGLTSFQSAFPDRCFDVGIAEQHATTFCAGLATQGMRPVFAVYSTFLQRAYDQLIHDVAIQNLPVVFAVDRAGLVGADGETHQGAFDISYIRTLPNVTIMMPKDAIELRQMIHTAFTIDGPCVVRYPRADTPPFDVTDSVMPLPIGRAEVVRDGSDVAIFALGPMVSVAQQAAEQLSDAHGVAAKVINLRFVKPLDEALVLECGRQMPIVSVEEASVPGGVGSAILEVLAQHEVLTPVHCLGLPDAFIPHGSRKELLESIGLTVDGVVAACLQVVPAKKTDVQATEEK, encoded by the coding sequence ATGAATTTACTGGATGAAATTAATCAACCTGAGCAGTTAAAGCATTTGACGACTTCCCAACTCGTGCGGCTGGCAGAAGAAGTGCGGGCATTTCTCGTCGAGTCGGTATCGAAGACGGGCGGCCATTTTGGCGCAAACCTTGGGGTTGTCGAACTGACTTTGGCGTTACATCGCGTATTTGACAGCCCGACCGATAAAATTGTGTGGGATGTTGGACATCAGGCCTATGTACATAAATTATTGACGGGTCGACGCCTTGGTTTTGCTTCCTTGCGGCAGTTCGGTGGTATGTCTGGATTCCCGCGGCGAGATGAGAGCGAACACGACCAGTTTGGCGTGGGTCACGCCAGCACGTCGATATCCGCCGCGCTGGGGATGGCGGTTGCGCGCGACTTGCAAAAGCAAAACCATCATGTCATCGCCGTGATTGGGGATGGCGCGTTGACCGGTGGCATGGCCATGGAGGCACTGAATCACGCAGGCCACCTTGGCACAAATTTGTTGGTGGTGCTCAACGATAACGAGATGTCCATCTCGGAAAACGTCGGGGCACTGTCCAAATACCTGACGAAGTTGCGTTCAGATCCGGCGTATGCCAGGGCGAAAGCCGATTTGGAACAAATTCTTCGCCGACTTCCGGCGATTGGCAACCGATTGACCAATACCCTGGAACGCTTGAAGGACAGCATGCGGAATCTGATTGTGCCAGGACAGTTTTTTGAGGCGTTTGGCTTTCGCTACTTAGGACCTGTTGATGGGCACGATTTACCGACGATGATTCGCACGCTGGAAGATGCGAAGCGCCTAAAAGGCCCCGTCCTGTTGCACGTCATTACGCAGAAGGGCAAGGGCTACGCGTCCGCAGAACAGGCGCGCGACAAATGGCATGCTTGGCCGACGCCGAAGGGGGACAAGTCGGTCAAATCCTATAGCCAGGTGTTTGCCGATACGCTGTGCGAACTCGCGGCGAAAGATCCGCGCATTGTCGCCGTGTCGGCGGCCATGTTGCCAGGGACCGGCCTCACGTCGTTCCAGTCGGCATTTCCCGATAGGTGTTTTGATGTCGGTATCGCAGAACAGCACGCGACGACATTTTGTGCGGGACTCGCGACACAAGGCATGCGACCAGTGTTTGCCGTGTACTCCACCTTCCTGCAGCGCGCGTATGATCAGCTGATTCACGATGTCGCGATTCAAAATTTGCCGGTGGTGTTCGCTGTCGATCGCGCCGGACTCGTCGGTGCAGACGGCGAAACGCACCAGGGTGCGTTCGACATTTCGTATATCCGCACGCTGCCCAATGTCACCATCATGATGCCGAAGGACGCCATTGAATTGCGGCAGATGATTCACACGGCGTTCACCATCGATGGGCCGTGTGTGGTTCGCTATCCACGCGCGGATACACCGCCGTTTGATGTCACGGACTCCGTGATGCCACTGCCCATCGGCCGGGCGGAGGTCGTACGGGACGGATCGGATGTGGCGATATTCGCTCTAGGCCCGATGGTGAGCGTCGCGCAACAAGCCGCGGAGCAACTCAGCGATGCGCACGGCGTCGCTGCGAAAGTCATCAATTTGCGCTTTGTGAAACCCTTGGATGAGGCACTCGTGCTCGAGTGTGGTCGGCAGATGCCGATTGTCAGCGTCGAGGAGGCGTCGGTGCCAGGGGGTGTCGGGTCTGCCATCTTGGAAGTGTTGGCTCAACACGAAGTCCTGACGCCAGTGCACTGCCTTGGACTGCCTGATGCGTTTATACCGCATGGCAGTCGCAAAGAATTGCTGGAGTCGATTGGCCTGACCGTCGACGGGGTGGTCGCCGCTTGCCTTCAGGTTGTACCGGCGAAGAAGACGGACGTACAAGCGACGGAGGAGAAATAA
- a CDS encoding NAD(+)/NADH kinase: MRKIALLYNPSKEQACSIRDELNRLLTDGGIAVTHIAVDHATDILAVDPDIRFVELAMVLGGDGTLLGIARQLAPYHIPLLGINIGHLGFLTESEPSQLQPAVARILQNEYNLEHRMMLEAEVIRNGQSLAKFSALNEVGTGKGSFARMVTVDVHVDDVYVDTYRGDGVIISTPTGSTAYSLSCGGPIVSPNLQVMVITPVCPHTLFSRPCVIDANQTVRLTVRASHSDLGMTVDGQDGLHLLSGDEIIVKRAPYETTLVRWPDREFFGVLRSKLHNGNGDGPSPT, encoded by the coding sequence GTGCGGAAAATCGCACTTTTGTACAACCCAAGCAAGGAGCAAGCATGTTCCATCCGGGACGAGTTGAATCGTCTGTTGACAGACGGCGGCATTGCTGTGACACACATCGCAGTCGATCACGCCACGGACATCCTAGCGGTCGACCCGGACATACGCTTTGTCGAATTGGCGATGGTCCTTGGCGGCGATGGCACGCTGCTGGGTATTGCGCGTCAGCTTGCACCGTATCACATTCCTCTACTTGGTATCAATATCGGACATTTAGGTTTTTTGACAGAGTCAGAACCATCGCAGTTGCAGCCGGCCGTCGCGCGGATTCTGCAAAATGAGTACAATCTCGAGCACCGCATGATGCTCGAGGCCGAGGTTATTCGAAATGGGCAATCCCTCGCAAAGTTTTCCGCGTTGAACGAGGTCGGGACAGGTAAAGGGTCGTTTGCCCGGATGGTCACTGTAGATGTCCATGTGGACGACGTGTATGTCGATACATATCGCGGAGATGGCGTCATTATTTCCACGCCGACGGGCTCTACCGCGTACTCACTGTCTTGTGGGGGGCCGATCGTCAGCCCGAATTTGCAAGTCATGGTGATTACACCCGTTTGTCCGCACACGCTGTTTTCGCGGCCTTGTGTGATTGATGCAAATCAAACGGTGCGGTTGACAGTACGAGCGAGTCATTCGGATTTAGGGATGACGGTGGACGGACAAGACGGCCTTCACTTGCTGAGTGGCGATGAGATTATCGTGAAGCGTGCGCCATACGAGACGACGTTGGTGCGCTGGCCGGATCGCGAGTTTTTCGGGGTTCTGCGCAGCAAATTACATAATGGCAACGGCGACGGGCCAAGCCCGACGTAA
- a CDS encoding winged helix-turn-helix transcriptional regulator, whose translation MQLQTMCPKFEEAFSLLGRRWTGLIIRALMDGAKRFSEIQEIIPGMSARMLTERLKELEEKCIVLRTVYPETPVRIEYKLTDKGEDLTPALAAIQSWADKWCEGANKE comes from the coding sequence ATGCAGTTACAAACGATGTGTCCGAAATTCGAAGAAGCATTTAGTTTGCTGGGGCGGCGATGGACGGGTCTGATTATTCGCGCGCTGATGGACGGAGCAAAACGCTTTTCTGAAATACAGGAAATCATACCAGGTATGAGCGCGCGAATGCTGACCGAGCGCCTCAAGGAACTCGAGGAAAAGTGTATTGTGCTGCGCACGGTATATCCCGAGACGCCGGTTCGTATCGAGTACAAACTCACGGACAAAGGCGAAGACCTAACGCCTGCTTTAGCTGCCATTCAATCGTGGGCCGATAAATGGTGTGAAGGCGCCAACAAAGAATAG
- a CDS encoding SAM domain-containing protein produces the protein MTRQDDESVIAAVGLFGAFWCMWCVAKSLVGAWPRKQKEASLDGLLQRGLQWLTDNGYDVLKAEKTAKYTGYIDECSIGYKEAADFIARKNGREYAVIVGLEDLSHDEICRRYFPLFAILDVQELIFLNLRDESVHYVDFQLHRPKRYYVRHLVYRGLWFSGGILFAFALLHRT, from the coding sequence GTGACAAGACAGGACGACGAATCCGTGATTGCGGCAGTAGGACTGTTTGGCGCATTTTGGTGCATGTGGTGTGTTGCGAAATCCCTTGTCGGGGCGTGGCCGCGAAAGCAGAAGGAAGCTTCCTTGGATGGGCTTTTGCAGCGCGGCCTGCAGTGGCTCACGGACAACGGTTACGACGTGTTGAAGGCGGAAAAGACTGCAAAGTATACAGGTTACATCGACGAATGTTCAATTGGTTATAAAGAGGCTGCCGACTTTATTGCGCGAAAGAATGGCCGTGAGTACGCTGTGATTGTCGGGTTGGAGGACCTCTCACACGACGAGATTTGTCGGCGTTATTTTCCGCTGTTTGCGATTCTCGACGTGCAGGAATTGATTTTTCTCAATCTGCGCGACGAGTCCGTACATTATGTCGACTTTCAGCTTCACCGGCCCAAGCGTTATTATGTTCGGCATTTGGTGTATCGAGGTCTTTGGTTCTCGGGCGGCATCCTGTTTGCTTTTGCTTTGCTGCATCGCACGTGA
- a CDS encoding TlyA family RNA methyltransferase → MAQTRLDVLLHSRGIYSSREAARRAIMAGLVKVGGVRADKPGTKVKEDVIIDVDKPLHQFVSRGGMKLQQALDRFAVDVSGCVAIDVGASTGGFTDCLLQHGASLVYAVDVGYGQLAWTLRNDPRVVVMERTNFRHVDETLFDPKPQIAVMDVSFISTKLLFPKLASISTPQADVLSLVKPQFEAGRGAVGKGGIVRDPKVHLQVLLDMLDHVTSIGWSCHGLTYSPISGGDGNIEFLAWWKMDHRASATDWRAVAKSVVIDAWQALQGEQVEDQLAPLT, encoded by the coding sequence ATGGCCCAAACGCGTTTAGATGTGTTGCTCCACAGCCGTGGAATATATTCGAGTCGGGAGGCGGCGAGGCGGGCGATTATGGCCGGTCTCGTCAAAGTGGGCGGCGTGCGCGCGGACAAGCCTGGGACAAAAGTGAAAGAGGACGTCATTATCGACGTCGATAAGCCCCTGCATCAGTTTGTCTCCCGCGGTGGGATGAAATTGCAGCAAGCGTTAGATCGCTTCGCCGTAGACGTCTCGGGCTGTGTGGCGATTGACGTCGGGGCCTCCACTGGTGGCTTTACCGACTGCCTGCTGCAGCATGGCGCGTCCCTGGTCTATGCCGTAGACGTCGGGTATGGACAACTTGCGTGGACCCTGCGGAACGACCCGCGCGTCGTGGTGATGGAGCGGACGAACTTCCGCCATGTGGATGAGACGTTGTTTGATCCAAAACCGCAGATTGCGGTGATGGATGTGTCCTTCATTTCGACGAAGTTATTGTTCCCGAAGCTCGCGTCGATTTCAACGCCGCAGGCCGATGTGCTCAGCCTCGTAAAGCCGCAATTTGAAGCGGGGCGCGGCGCGGTTGGTAAGGGCGGGATTGTGCGTGATCCGAAGGTTCATTTGCAGGTACTTCTGGACATGCTGGATCATGTCACGTCCATCGGTTGGTCCTGCCACGGGCTTACGTACTCCCCAATTTCCGGCGGGGACGGGAATATCGAGTTTTTGGCTTGGTGGAAGATGGATCACAGAGCGTCGGCGACAGATTGGCGCGCAGTGGCGAAATCTGTGGTCATTGATGCATGGCAGGCACTTCAAGGGGAACAAGTGGAGGATCAACTCGCTCCTCTCACCTGA
- a CDS encoding polyprenyl synthetase family protein gives MSYLEMCKSDLNEYLKSALVTDGRAKTLYEAMNYSLLNDGKRLRPALCMATAETFGVSREAVLPAAAALEMIHSYSLIHDDLPCMDDDDLRRGQPTNHKVFGEAMALLAGDGLLTEAFVQLSRPLSGVSPERQVSMLHTLALRAGASGMVGGQAVDVELTGQDGTLDDVAFIHLHKTARLIQASIEIGALFPELPDEHVRALSVYGESLGLAFQMIDDVLDVVGSQDELGKTPGKDVAAAKLTYPRFIGVEETRKLAAQVIERGEQALLRVGIVSSILQELQSVVLERTH, from the coding sequence ATGTCCTACTTAGAGATGTGTAAATCTGACCTCAATGAATACTTGAAATCGGCCTTGGTCACAGACGGGCGAGCGAAAACGCTGTATGAGGCGATGAACTACAGTCTGTTGAACGACGGCAAGCGACTGCGTCCTGCGCTGTGTATGGCGACTGCGGAGACGTTTGGCGTCAGTCGCGAAGCGGTGCTGCCGGCAGCGGCTGCGTTAGAAATGATTCATAGTTATTCTTTGATTCACGATGATTTGCCGTGCATGGACGACGACGATTTGCGCAGGGGGCAACCGACGAATCACAAGGTGTTTGGCGAAGCCATGGCGTTGCTCGCAGGGGATGGTCTGTTGACGGAGGCGTTTGTGCAGCTGTCGAGACCGCTATCAGGTGTCAGCCCAGAGCGGCAAGTGTCGATGTTGCACACACTAGCCCTGCGTGCGGGCGCATCCGGGATGGTCGGAGGACAAGCAGTGGACGTCGAATTGACCGGGCAGGATGGTACACTCGACGATGTTGCGTTTATCCACCTACACAAAACCGCGCGGTTGATTCAGGCGTCTATTGAAATTGGTGCATTATTTCCGGAACTGCCGGATGAACACGTCCGTGCCTTGTCGGTGTACGGGGAGTCCTTGGGGCTTGCGTTTCAGATGATCGATGACGTGCTGGACGTCGTCGGCTCGCAGGACGAATTGGGGAAAACGCCCGGTAAGGACGTGGCGGCCGCAAAGTTGACGTATCCGAGATTCATTGGCGTCGAAGAGACGAGAAAGTTGGCTGCGCAAGTGATTGAGCGCGGCGAACAAGCGCTTTTGCGCGTGGGTATCGTATCGAGTATCCTTCAGGAACTCCAATCGGTGGTGCTGGAGCGAACGCATTGA
- a CDS encoding CNNM metal transporter family protein, whose protein sequence is MMKKSSKSKSNYKFIVFIAALTLPISAVFDTSTIFLNSTTWYIGAIIVIGIVFIGALFDMIGMAAAAARETPFHAMASKRVYGARRAISIVRNAEKVSSICSDVIGDIAGVLSGAGALAVSVQLLQSIHASGWKDEAVKIAITAVITSLTVGGKAIGKTVAIHSPTPIILMAARIWETVSFVDRRAQRRKK, encoded by the coding sequence ATGATGAAGAAATCTTCGAAGTCGAAATCAAATTATAAATTTATTGTGTTTATCGCCGCACTGACTTTACCTATCAGTGCGGTTTTCGATACATCCACCATTTTTCTCAATTCGACGACATGGTATATCGGTGCGATAATCGTCATTGGTATTGTCTTTATCGGCGCGTTGTTCGACATGATTGGCATGGCGGCTGCGGCCGCTCGTGAGACCCCTTTCCACGCGATGGCATCCAAGCGCGTGTACGGCGCGCGAAGGGCCATCAGTATCGTTCGAAATGCCGAAAAGGTCTCTAGTATCTGCAGTGATGTCATTGGAGATATTGCCGGGGTACTCAGTGGTGCGGGTGCGCTGGCTGTGAGTGTGCAATTGTTGCAGTCCATTCATGCGTCCGGTTGGAAGGATGAAGCAGTGAAAATCGCCATTACGGCTGTGATTACGTCGCTGACTGTCGGCGGGAAGGCGATTGGGAAGACCGTGGCGATTCATTCTCCTACGCCCATTATATTGATGGCAGCCCGAATTTGGGAAACCGTGTCCTTTGTGGACCGCCGTGCACAGCGGCGAAAAAAGTGA